In Fructilactobacillus cliffordii, a single genomic region encodes these proteins:
- a CDS encoding PaaI family thioesterase produces the protein MNLLELLNIQTELVTPKRVVLTLDVTEQDQQPYGLMHGGISCVLAETAASIGANQLLGEHEAAVGVNIETHHLKAVRTGLITAVATPLQQGHRLQVWQVNVQYHDQLVSTSTVTLTKQSLGAQ, from the coding sequence GTGAATTTACTTGAATTATTAAACATCCAAACGGAGCTGGTAACGCCCAAGCGGGTGGTGCTCACGCTGGATGTAACCGAACAGGACCAGCAACCCTATGGCTTGATGCACGGCGGGATTAGCTGTGTACTGGCGGAAACGGCGGCCAGTATCGGCGCCAATCAACTGCTGGGTGAACACGAAGCAGCCGTGGGCGTCAACATTGAAACGCATCATCTGAAAGCCGTGCGTACGGGCTTAATTACGGCCGTGGCGACGCCGCTGCAGCAGGGACATCGTCTCCAGGTGTGGCAAGTAAACGTGCAGTACCACGACCAGTTGGTCAGTACCAGCACCGTCACGTTAACCAAGCAATCGTTAGGCGCCCAATAG
- a CDS encoding energy-coupling factor transporter transmembrane component T family protein, which produces MNPALKLLLIVLIAFEISLIPNLTINLVLIIVCLGYLIWKQSRQLKKVLTFSLIALLPALGIFFSQLYYGTNGLYMGTVLFTRLYAYVYLGLRFSLTTPMIQLAQALEQNAHVPSKFVYGVLAAINLVPRFQQELQVIRASGNMRGQVLHPWGPTIYFKALVVALGWSNHLARAMESQGFVEDQPRTFATPIRVTNRDWITLVGALVLVQLVLFLTPA; this is translated from the coding sequence ATGAATCCTGCCTTAAAATTACTTTTAATTGTTCTAATTGCCTTTGAAATCTCACTGATTCCGAACCTAACCATTAATTTAGTTCTGATTATCGTCTGCCTTGGTTATCTAATTTGGAAACAAAGTCGGCAGCTCAAGAAGGTCCTCACGTTTAGCCTAATTGCCCTACTGCCCGCGCTTGGGATTTTCTTCTCACAACTTTATTACGGAACAAATGGTCTCTACATGGGAACCGTGCTCTTCACCCGGCTCTACGCCTACGTGTACCTCGGCTTGCGTTTTTCCCTAACCACTCCAATGATCCAGTTAGCCCAAGCCCTGGAACAAAATGCGCACGTCCCGTCCAAGTTTGTGTACGGGGTCTTAGCCGCCATCAACCTAGTCCCGCGGTTTCAACAAGAACTCCAAGTCATCCGCGCCAGCGGTAACATGCGCGGTCAGGTATTACATCCGTGGGGACCCACGATTTACTTTAAGGCCTTAGTCGTGGCCCTCGGTTGGTCCAATCACCTCGCCCGTGCCATGGAATCACAAGGATTTGTGGAAGATCAACCGCGGACCTTTGCCACGCCCATCCGCGTCACAAACCGTGACTGGATTACACTAGTTGGTGCACTCGTCCTGGTCCAACTAGTGCTCTTTCTCACTCCGGCCTAG
- a CDS encoding ABC transporter ATP-binding protein has product MESAVTLHHFSFKYPNQTEPLFHDVQLEIPTGQFWLLSGPSGCGKSTILELMAGLSDQPYQGEITLQHQSLPELPAAQRSKTVSMMLQDPNQQFVMQTVAGELQFALENQQTDPAEIPAKIQAALEFCHIEALAERKVLSLSGGEKQKAILATMVALDPAIFLLDEPFASINPQSKRDILQQLHQLQTEHGKTIIVSDHDLTGYQDLVNHVVTVDANKHELHLLSTAAQAELFANRRQLKQRFSLPDPQDALFRLQDYQIWYGQTPLLSVPELEIPAGCTLITGPSGSGKSTLIRSLSKLQKYAGQITLKQQNIQKIKNKRYYDRLGLVFQSAPDQFLRVTVAEELELALKTSQCSTWNTETVEQALHQLHLEGHERQSVYTLSGGQQKKLQILVMLIRNPQLLLLDEPFAGLDQASVATVQALLKQQYQGSEQQLLVISHQRFAIPHFYDYHLQLAEHTFTYQEAD; this is encoded by the coding sequence ATGGAATCAGCAGTCACACTGCATCATTTTAGTTTTAAATATCCGAATCAAACTGAACCCCTGTTTCACGACGTTCAGTTAGAAATTCCAACCGGCCAGTTTTGGCTCTTAAGCGGCCCATCCGGTTGCGGAAAATCCACCATCTTAGAATTGATGGCCGGGCTCAGTGACCAACCCTACCAGGGTGAAATTACGTTACAACATCAGTCGCTCCCGGAATTACCGGCAGCCCAACGGTCTAAGACCGTTAGCATGATGCTACAGGATCCCAACCAACAGTTTGTCATGCAGACAGTTGCCGGTGAGCTCCAGTTTGCCCTAGAAAATCAGCAAACGGATCCAGCGGAGATTCCGGCTAAGATCCAGGCAGCGCTGGAATTTTGTCACATTGAAGCTTTAGCCGAGCGCAAGGTCCTCTCCCTCTCTGGAGGTGAAAAGCAAAAGGCCATTTTGGCTACGATGGTAGCGCTCGATCCCGCCATTTTTCTGCTGGACGAACCATTTGCCAGCATTAATCCGCAATCCAAACGTGACATTTTGCAACAATTGCACCAACTTCAGACGGAGCACGGCAAAACCATCATCGTTTCCGACCACGATCTAACCGGGTATCAGGACCTGGTAAATCACGTGGTCACGGTCGATGCTAACAAACACGAGCTTCATTTGTTGTCGACAGCGGCGCAGGCGGAATTATTTGCCAACCGCCGGCAACTCAAGCAACGCTTCTCGCTTCCTGATCCTCAGGATGCACTTTTTCGGCTCCAAGACTATCAAATTTGGTACGGACAAACCCCATTACTTTCAGTTCCGGAACTAGAAATCCCAGCTGGTTGCACCCTGATCACTGGACCAAGCGGAAGCGGGAAATCAACTTTAATTCGGAGCCTGAGCAAACTACAGAAGTATGCCGGGCAAATCACCCTAAAGCAACAAAACATTCAAAAAATCAAAAACAAACGTTACTACGACCGACTCGGACTGGTTTTTCAATCAGCTCCCGATCAATTCCTACGGGTGACCGTTGCCGAAGAGTTAGAGTTGGCACTCAAAACCAGCCAATGTTCCACATGGAACACTGAGACAGTGGAACAGGCCCTGCACCAATTACACCTCGAAGGCCACGAGCGACAGAGCGTTTACACCCTCAGTGGGGGCCAACAGAAAAAGCTCCAAATTCTGGTGATGTTGATTCGTAATCCCCAACTGCTGCTTCTGGACGAGCCATTTGCCGGTCTCGATCAAGCTTCCGTGGCCACCGTGCAAGCGTTGTTAAAGCAACAATACCAGGGATCCGAGCAGCAATTACTGGTGATTAGTCACCAGCGCTTTGCCATTCCCCACTTTTACGATTATCACTTACAGCTTGCCGAGCACACGTTTACCTACCAGGAGGCCGACTAA
- a CDS encoding biotin transporter BioY has protein sequence MKLKEMTYCALMIAIIACLGLIPLITIPFLPVPISFQTAGIMLAGSCLGRKLGFWSVTLFLLLVAVGLPLLAGFRGGVGVFFGSTAGYLISWPFCAYVIGWLVKHLHRIPLFWRFAVANLLGGMLLMNLVGAGYLAWQSNLPFTQVLVSSLVFLPGDALKALVVAVVADQLARHRLSPHF, from the coding sequence ATGAAGCTGAAAGAAATGACTTATTGTGCCCTGATGATTGCAATCATTGCCTGTTTAGGACTGATTCCGTTAATCACGATTCCTTTTTTACCCGTGCCGATCTCCTTTCAAACGGCGGGGATCATGCTAGCCGGGTCCTGTTTGGGCCGGAAACTCGGGTTTTGGAGCGTCACGCTCTTTTTACTGCTCGTGGCAGTCGGATTACCGTTGTTAGCGGGTTTTCGCGGGGGAGTTGGGGTCTTTTTTGGATCCACCGCTGGTTATCTCATTAGCTGGCCGTTTTGTGCCTACGTAATTGGCTGGTTAGTGAAGCACCTACACCGCATTCCGTTATTCTGGCGCTTTGCAGTTGCCAACTTACTAGGTGGAATGCTACTGATGAACCTCGTGGGCGCCGGCTATCTGGCTTGGCAAAGTAACTTACCGTTTACCCAGGTGCTTGTTAGCAGTCTGGTCTTTTTACCCGGTGATGCCTTAAAAGCGTTGGTCGTGGCGGTCGTAGCGGATCAATTGGCCCGGCACCGCTTGTCACCTCATTTTTAG
- the recA gene encoding recombinase RecA, translating to MATNSKKSAQDARQAELDKALKQIKKEFGTGAIMRMGETPNSNVEAISTGILSLDIALGIGGFPRGRVVEIFGAESSGKTTIALQAVAELQKNGGTAAYIDAENAMDPEYAKALGVNIDDLLLSQPGTGEEGLQIADALIGSGAIDLVVVDSVAALVPKSEIEGDIGDSHVGLQARLMSQALRKLTANINKTKTVVIFINQLREKVGVMFGNPETTPGGRALKFYSSVRLRVSGSKQSKEGQEVVGKETKIKVAKNKVAPPFKTVDTLMSFGHGIEPVADMVNLAVDKDIINKSGSWYSYGEERLGQGLNKTVANLKEKPELVDELTHKVRVAYGIEKEDPEAEKDAVKDNAKETATTNTSTKSEETDLDV from the coding sequence ATGGCCACAAATTCAAAAAAGAGCGCGCAAGATGCTCGTCAAGCTGAACTTGACAAAGCTTTAAAACAAATCAAAAAAGAATTCGGAACTGGAGCCATCATGCGGATGGGTGAAACCCCTAATTCCAACGTTGAGGCCATTTCCACGGGGATTCTCTCCCTAGATATTGCCTTAGGAATTGGTGGATTCCCCCGCGGTCGGGTTGTGGAAATTTTTGGAGCTGAATCTTCCGGGAAGACCACCATTGCCCTGCAGGCCGTTGCCGAATTGCAAAAAAACGGTGGTACTGCTGCCTACATCGATGCCGAAAACGCGATGGATCCGGAGTACGCTAAGGCGCTCGGGGTTAACATTGATGACCTATTGCTGTCCCAGCCCGGAACCGGTGAGGAAGGCCTGCAAATTGCAGACGCCCTAATTGGTTCTGGAGCCATCGACCTCGTGGTGGTAGACTCCGTGGCTGCGTTAGTCCCGAAATCCGAGATTGAAGGTGACATTGGTGATTCCCACGTAGGACTCCAAGCCCGGTTAATGTCACAGGCTTTGCGGAAATTAACCGCTAACATCAATAAAACCAAGACCGTCGTGATTTTCATCAACCAACTTCGAGAAAAAGTCGGAGTCATGTTTGGAAATCCCGAAACCACTCCCGGTGGTCGGGCTCTGAAGTTCTACTCCAGTGTTCGCTTGCGGGTAAGCGGTAGTAAGCAATCTAAGGAAGGCCAAGAGGTCGTGGGAAAAGAAACCAAGATCAAAGTGGCTAAGAATAAGGTGGCGCCACCATTCAAGACCGTTGACACGTTAATGAGTTTTGGGCACGGAATCGAACCAGTTGCCGACATGGTGAACCTAGCCGTGGATAAGGATATCATTAACAAGTCCGGATCCTGGTACTCCTATGGAGAAGAACGACTCGGTCAGGGATTGAACAAGACCGTGGCTAACCTGAAGGAAAAACCAGAACTCGTGGATGAATTAACCCACAAGGTCCGAGTCGCTTACGGGATTGAAAAAGAAGACCCAGAAGCAGAAAAAGATGCCGTAAAAGATAATGCTAAAGAAACAGCTACAACCAACACTTCAACTAAATCAGAAGAAACCGATTTAGACGTCTAG
- a CDS encoding APC family permease — translation MNKIWERITRKASAQGLLDQDSRLEPHMTTKDLLGLGLGMVVGTAIFTLPGIVAAEHTGPAVALAFLVGGIGAGLAALAYAEMAATLPVAGSAFSWISVLFGEGFGWIAGWLMLSEYFLAITFVASGWSAYVQGFLGEFGIHLPSYLASGYNPKTGGVFDLFAALSIILVSLLLSRKMAGVNRLENVLVILKVAVVVMFIVVGLTAIHPANYHPFIPAHRPGTAFGGFTGILAGAAQVFVAYGGFDVIASNTAETKDPGKNMPRGILGTLIIGSLLFVGVSLVLVGMFKYSTYAGNAEPSAWALRQTGHLLTANLLSLVAIVGIFASLIGTQLASSRLVYAFGRDGLLPRKLGRVNKKHNPANALLVVTIAAVLVGAMLPFTFLANLVSAGTLISFMFVSLGIYALRPREGKDLPVPKFRMPLYPVLPALSALVSFVIFWELSNDAKLLTLAWFVIGLLIYIFYGARHSKTADSQSE, via the coding sequence ATGAATAAAATTTGGGAACGGATTACCCGGAAGGCATCTGCCCAAGGCTTGTTAGATCAAGATTCTCGCCTCGAACCCCATATGACAACGAAGGATTTGCTGGGGTTGGGACTAGGAATGGTGGTTGGAACCGCTATCTTTACTCTACCTGGAATTGTGGCAGCGGAACATACGGGGCCTGCGGTAGCTTTAGCCTTCCTCGTCGGCGGAATTGGTGCGGGACTCGCAGCGTTAGCCTATGCCGAAATGGCAGCGACGTTACCGGTGGCCGGATCGGCCTTTTCCTGGATTAGCGTGTTGTTTGGCGAAGGGTTTGGCTGGATTGCCGGGTGGCTAATGTTATCCGAATACTTTTTGGCAATTACCTTTGTGGCATCCGGATGGTCAGCTTACGTCCAGGGTTTTTTAGGGGAGTTTGGGATTCACCTCCCGTCGTACCTAGCCTCAGGGTATAACCCGAAAACAGGTGGGGTCTTTGACCTTTTTGCCGCGCTTTCGATTATCTTAGTTAGTCTGCTGTTAAGCCGCAAAATGGCGGGGGTTAACAGGTTAGAAAATGTGCTAGTAATTCTTAAGGTGGCTGTGGTTGTGATGTTCATTGTGGTCGGATTGACTGCCATTCACCCCGCTAACTATCATCCGTTTATTCCGGCTCACCGTCCAGGCACGGCCTTTGGAGGCTTTACCGGAATCTTAGCCGGAGCAGCGCAGGTCTTTGTGGCCTACGGAGGCTTTGACGTGATTGCATCGAATACTGCGGAAACCAAGGATCCCGGTAAGAACATGCCCCGCGGGATTCTAGGGACGTTAATCATCGGGAGTCTGTTGTTTGTGGGCGTTTCCCTGGTCCTCGTCGGAATGTTCAAGTACAGCACTTACGCTGGCAATGCCGAACCGTCGGCCTGGGCCTTGCGGCAAACGGGGCATCTGTTGACTGCTAACTTACTCTCGTTAGTGGCCATTGTGGGAATCTTTGCCTCACTAATTGGAACTCAATTAGCCAGTTCGCGGTTAGTGTATGCCTTTGGACGGGACGGCTTACTGCCCCGGAAATTAGGACGCGTAAACAAAAAACACAACCCGGCAAACGCCCTCTTAGTGGTTACCATTGCCGCCGTGTTGGTTGGGGCAATGCTACCGTTCACGTTCCTGGCTAACTTGGTTTCTGCTGGAACCTTAATTTCCTTTATGTTCGTTTCACTAGGAATCTACGCGCTTCGGCCGCGGGAAGGTAAGGATTTACCGGTTCCGAAGTTCCGGATGCCATTATATCCGGTACTTCCTGCCTTGTCAGCGCTAGTTTCGTTTGTGATTTTTTGGGAATTAAGTAATGACGCTAAGTTATTGACGCTAGCCTGGTTCGTCATTGGATTGTTAATCTACATTTTTTACGGCGCTCGTCATTCGAAAACGGCAGACAGTCAATCTGAGTAA
- a CDS encoding AzlC family ABC transporter permease, with the protein MKNDLSARAGFKDTIPTLSGYIGVGLAFGIVAKAAGLNVLMITLMSAITYSGAAQFVIVSMLLAGSSFSAIVLSVFLLSARMLLMGMTVAPFMKKESLFRNVIIGSLLTDETFALSMNKLNYTNRQLSFDWLNTSNLVAYLTWIISSGIGGALGSLVPNPNQFGLDFAFIAMFIGLLYLQVAADRTIDRRLQVIMILITLVLVYVGMIFVPSNLLLILVTLIGCGLGVLLKHAFF; encoded by the coding sequence GTGAAGAATGATTTGAGTGCTCGGGCGGGATTTAAGGATACAATTCCGACCCTTTCCGGTTACATTGGCGTGGGTCTGGCATTTGGGATTGTTGCCAAAGCAGCCGGTCTCAACGTCTTAATGATTACGCTAATGTCAGCCATTACGTATTCAGGAGCGGCTCAGTTTGTGATTGTCAGCATGTTGTTAGCGGGAAGTTCATTTTCTGCCATCGTGCTCTCGGTCTTTTTACTGTCGGCCCGGATGTTACTGATGGGGATGACAGTGGCGCCGTTCATGAAAAAGGAATCGTTATTTCGCAACGTTATCATTGGTTCATTGCTGACTGATGAAACCTTTGCCTTGAGTATGAACAAGTTAAATTACACTAACCGCCAGTTATCCTTTGATTGGCTCAATACCTCCAACCTGGTGGCGTATCTAACTTGGATCATTTCTTCTGGAATTGGGGGAGCGTTAGGCAGTTTGGTTCCCAATCCCAATCAATTTGGGCTGGACTTTGCCTTCATCGCGATGTTTATTGGGTTATTATACCTGCAAGTGGCGGCAGATCGAACTATTGATCGCCGGCTTCAAGTTATCATGATTCTGATTACGCTGGTCTTAGTCTACGTTGGAATGATTTTTGTCCCGAGCAACTTGTTGTTAATTCTAGTGACCTTGATTGGGTGCGGATTGGGGGTGTTGTTGAAACATGCTTTCTTTTAA
- a CDS encoding AzlD domain-containing protein — MLSFKFVLLVIIGCGVVTWLNRVIPFLLLKRFELPMAAVEFLSFVPVVIMAALWFTGLFHQHLGQLPTLDWQNLVVSVPTVISAVVSKNLLVIVAVGIVSLAIIRFVV; from the coding sequence ATGCTTTCTTTTAAATTTGTCCTGCTGGTTATCATTGGCTGTGGAGTGGTGACCTGGCTGAATCGGGTTATTCCATTTTTACTGTTAAAACGGTTTGAACTACCGATGGCAGCGGTCGAATTCCTCAGTTTTGTCCCGGTGGTGATTATGGCGGCCCTCTGGTTTACTGGTTTATTTCACCAACACCTCGGGCAGCTGCCGACTTTGGACTGGCAAAATCTGGTAGTCTCCGTGCCCACGGTGATTTCAGCCGTTGTTAGTAAAAACTTGTTGGTCATTGTAGCAGTGGGCATTGTTTCCCTGGCCATAATTCGGTTCGTAGTTTAA
- a CDS encoding GNAT family N-acetyltransferase yields MTCIYVRKATEKDLDAISDIINAGRYFLKEQGIDQWQGSYPSRDDIKRDVDNGIAYVLEVDGKVAGSATLHLGIDPDYLEMEEGEWEHGSEAHYSAIHRVAVSNNYRGQGLAYKLISGLLTISGLLGFKDVRIDTHPKNKGMQHIIVNSGFTKRGIIRTKIEEDDRFAYQIEIH; encoded by the coding sequence ATGACTTGTATTTACGTTCGTAAAGCAACTGAAAAGGATTTGGATGCGATCAGCGACATCATTAACGCTGGAAGATATTTCCTGAAGGAACAAGGAATTGACCAGTGGCAGGGATCATATCCTTCGCGCGACGACATAAAGCGCGACGTCGACAACGGAATTGCCTACGTCTTAGAAGTCGATGGTAAAGTGGCTGGTTCCGCCACCCTCCACCTGGGAATTGACCCAGACTACCTTGAAATGGAAGAAGGAGAATGGGAACACGGTTCAGAAGCCCACTACTCTGCCATTCATCGGGTTGCTGTTTCTAATAACTATCGGGGCCAAGGACTTGCTTACAAATTAATTAGTGGTCTGCTCACCATTTCCGGACTACTCGGCTTCAAAGATGTCAGAATCGACACTCATCCGAAAAATAAAGGAATGCAACACATCATCGTAAACAGTGGCTTCACCAAACGGGGCATCATCCGAACCAAGATTGAAGAAGACGACCGATTTGCTTACCAAATCGAAATACACTAG
- a CDS encoding thiolase family protein: MKQVAVISAKRTPIGKINGQLSQLTSVELGTIVTKAVLADSGLAANQIDQVIFGNVIQAGGGQNVARQIELNSGIPASSTACTINQVCGSGMKAVRMGQTAIQTGDCDVVIVGGTESMSNAPYLNRQVRGGHQFGGFTLEDSIESDGLNDADSHQPMGTTAETVAERFHVSRSEQDQFALRSHQQAAQATADQTFAAEIVPVTIHHKKEDVTITTDETIRTDTSLDKLGKLRPAFANKGTVTAGNAASLNDGASALLLMSAERADGLDLTPLAILDDYAEAGCDPQIMGYAPFYAVHKLLDKTDADINDFDLVELNEAFASQSVAVARDLKIDPDKLNVSGGAIALGHPLGDSGARILTTLIHNLQRTNQQRGLATLCIGGGMAMAFSLHLPTVQS, encoded by the coding sequence ATGAAACAAGTTGCAGTGATTAGCGCCAAACGAACCCCAATTGGCAAGATTAACGGCCAACTCAGTCAGCTGACCTCCGTTGAACTAGGAACAATTGTTACCAAAGCCGTTTTGGCAGATAGTGGACTTGCAGCCAATCAAATTGACCAAGTCATCTTTGGTAACGTGATTCAAGCCGGCGGGGGCCAAAACGTGGCGCGTCAAATTGAACTAAACAGTGGGATTCCTGCTAGCAGTACCGCCTGTACCATCAATCAGGTTTGTGGTTCAGGGATGAAGGCCGTTCGAATGGGACAAACTGCGATTCAAACTGGCGATTGCGACGTTGTCATTGTCGGTGGAACGGAAAGTATGTCCAATGCTCCCTACCTCAACCGGCAAGTCCGCGGGGGCCATCAGTTCGGGGGCTTCACCCTCGAAGACAGCATCGAAAGTGATGGTCTCAACGATGCTGATAGTCATCAGCCAATGGGAACGACGGCCGAAACGGTTGCCGAACGTTTCCACGTTTCTCGATCAGAACAGGATCAATTTGCTCTGCGCTCCCACCAACAAGCAGCTCAAGCGACTGCGGACCAAACTTTTGCTGCAGAAATCGTTCCCGTTACGATTCACCATAAAAAAGAGGACGTGACCATTACAACTGATGAAACAATTCGGACCGATACTAGCCTCGACAAACTAGGTAAGCTCCGGCCTGCTTTTGCTAATAAAGGAACTGTCACTGCCGGGAATGCAGCCAGCCTCAATGATGGTGCCTCTGCCCTGCTTTTAATGTCAGCTGAGCGAGCAGATGGGCTGGACCTCACCCCATTAGCGATCCTTGATGATTACGCCGAAGCCGGATGTGATCCCCAAATTATGGGTTACGCGCCCTTCTATGCCGTTCACAAGCTTCTCGACAAAACGGATGCTGACATAAATGACTTTGATTTAGTCGAACTCAACGAAGCTTTTGCCTCCCAAAGCGTGGCCGTTGCTCGTGATTTAAAGATTGATCCTGACAAACTTAACGTTTCTGGGGGAGCAATTGCCCTCGGTCACCCACTCGGAGATTCAGGAGCTCGCATTCTCACCACCTTGATTCATAACTTACAACGAACTAACCAACAGCGTGGTTTGGCAACCCTCTGCATCGGAGGTGGCATGGCAATGGCATTTAGTCTGCACCTCCCAACGGTACAATCGTAG
- a CDS encoding MetQ/NlpA family ABC transporter substrate-binding protein translates to MKKAWKWIIGIAVVAVIAGLGFYQFGGHSNQQKTVTIGSYGPDTQVWEYIAKLPETKKAGINLQVKDFSDGVSLNKATIQGQVDVNAFQMESYLKYFNEHSNKGKLAILGTTYLEPMGIYSRQYKSVKEIPNGATIAISNNPANTSRSLKLLQSAGLITLKGEPKAGLYSLQNVGENRKDLKFQEVDDHTGPRLLQDKNVAAVLIGNTMALQSHLNVKKDAIYHEKLDQSTKGNINVIATAEKNKNKPEYKKLVKLYHSKAAQRYIEKKFSGTKIDVDKPVSYFDN, encoded by the coding sequence ATGAAAAAAGCGTGGAAATGGATTATCGGAATTGCCGTTGTGGCGGTCATCGCTGGCTTAGGTTTTTATCAATTTGGGGGACATAGCAACCAACAAAAAACGGTTACCATCGGTTCATATGGTCCTGATACCCAGGTCTGGGAATACATTGCCAAGTTACCAGAAACCAAGAAAGCTGGGATTAATTTGCAGGTGAAGGATTTCTCTGATGGAGTTAGCTTGAATAAGGCTACGATTCAAGGACAAGTGGACGTGAATGCCTTCCAAATGGAAAGTTACTTGAAGTACTTTAACGAACACAGTAACAAGGGTAAACTGGCTATTTTAGGAACCACCTACTTGGAGCCCATGGGAATTTACTCTCGGCAGTACAAATCAGTGAAGGAAATTCCGAACGGAGCAACGATTGCGATTTCAAATAATCCAGCCAACACATCTCGGAGCTTGAAGCTCTTACAAAGTGCGGGTTTAATCACCTTGAAGGGTGAACCAAAAGCTGGTTTGTACAGCTTACAGAACGTTGGCGAAAATCGGAAAGATTTGAAGTTCCAAGAAGTTGATGATCACACCGGCCCTCGTTTATTACAAGATAAAAACGTGGCAGCGGTCTTAATTGGAAACACGATGGCGTTACAAAGTCATTTAAACGTGAAAAAAGATGCCATTTACCACGAAAAATTGGATCAATCAACGAAGGGTAACATTAACGTGATTGCCACGGCCGAAAAGAACAAAAACAAGCCGGAATACAAGAAGTTAGTGAAGTTATACCACAGTAAAGCCGCCCAACGTTACATCGAAAAGAAGTTCTCTGGAACTAAGATTGACGTTGATAAACCAGTTAGCTACTTTGATAATTAG
- a CDS encoding gamma-glutamyl-gamma-aminobutyrate hydrolase family protein, with amino-acid sequence MKVGIAANINRIKTDNFNLDYANYTARVFIDVLRKHDVVPVIIPMASPEMIPDYVDIIDGLIIPGGQDVHPQLFSENSVQADEAHYLPHDRWEMGLIEEMMRQHKPILGICRGLQIINVALGGSLHQDVATDFPSSEIEHVEFNQPQAEIHEIAVDTDSGIAHAMGTNPQVNSIHHQALKQVAAPLHVTARATDGVIEAAENDDATVVGVQWHPELMWEVDHRDEQLFLDFFARIQKQLEQ; translated from the coding sequence GTGAAAGTTGGAATTGCGGCCAATATTAATCGCATTAAAACCGATAACTTTAACCTTGATTATGCTAATTACACGGCTCGCGTTTTTATTGACGTTTTGCGGAAACACGATGTCGTTCCTGTGATCATCCCGATGGCTAGTCCCGAAATGATTCCCGATTACGTTGATATAATTGACGGACTAATTATTCCAGGAGGACAAGACGTGCACCCGCAACTCTTTTCCGAAAATTCTGTTCAAGCAGATGAAGCTCATTATCTCCCGCATGATCGCTGGGAAATGGGTTTAATTGAAGAAATGATGCGGCAACATAAGCCGATTCTGGGGATTTGTCGCGGCCTGCAAATCATTAATGTGGCATTAGGCGGTAGTTTGCACCAAGACGTTGCCACTGATTTTCCTAGTTCTGAGATTGAACACGTGGAATTTAACCAGCCACAGGCGGAAATTCATGAAATTGCGGTTGATACGGACAGCGGCATTGCCCATGCAATGGGGACTAATCCCCAGGTCAACTCCATTCATCACCAAGCATTGAAACAAGTGGCAGCACCATTACACGTCACTGCTCGTGCTACAGATGGAGTAATTGAAGCAGCTGAAAATGATGATGCAACTGTTGTTGGAGTTCAATGGCATCCTGAGTTAATGTGGGAGGTTGACCATCGCGATGAACAACTCTTTTTAGACTTCTTTGCTCGGATTCAAAAACAATTAGAACAATAA